The sequence CTTTCTCCGACGCTCCTGTTCCGAAGGCTCCCTCTATGAACTGGGCGAAGCTAGTGTTCTTGACGTGGACGTGAACCGTGTTTCTGTCCTCGACCTCACGTACGCGTGACGAGACACCGAACGAGTCGAGAGCCTCACGTATCTCGTCGACGAACTCCGTTTCATCGCTGTTGAGTGTGAATGTCACCGTCCCAGGGATGCCGCGCTGGTACCGTATGCTACCTTCGGCGAGGTACCATCCCGCTATCTTTGCGAAGTCATCGGTCGGAACCTCTGAGTCGAACTCGACAGGTGTGGTTCCCTTAGACGCTCCGTAGTACTCTCTGTTGACTCTCAGACCTCCGTCAGTGAAGACGAGTGGCCCCGAAGCGATCCGGGTCATGTCGACTGTGCCGTCGTCTCCTAAGTCGTTCTCACGGCTAGAGTGTCCGAGAACTAAGTAGTCACCCTCGTGTACGTCGCCCGCGTCCACCCACTCGAAGCCGTCTTCACGTGCCACCTTGAATGGATGTTCGCGCGTTGTTCTGAGAGGCTTGTTAATCCTCTCGGGAGTAATCTCGACTATCTCCTCGTTGACGTGTCTCTCCATCGTCTCGGTGACACGCTGTTCGTTGCCGTTTTCGTCTATGACTAGATCGCCTTCTTCGAGACTCTCTATCTCAACCTGTCCTGATGGGGTCAGAACCTTGGTTCCGGGTACGAAACACATCTGATCGTATGTCCGCATAAACGTGATCGGACCCGATGCGATGCCTCCGGTCGATCCAACGGGATCGCCGTACGGACGTAGCTTCCAGAAGGCATACCCCATTCCGCCGCCGCTCTGGAAGACAGCCGCCGCCTCCTTCTCGGTCTCGTGTATGTCGAGTATGTCGTCGTCGGGCGAGTCGACGAAACACGCCGATAGCTGCTGTAGCTCGTCGCCCGCGTTCATCAGAGTCGGCGAGTTGGGTATGAACGAGAGTCCCTCCATAGCCTCCTGGAACTCCTTGCGAGTCTCCTCGACCCTCTCACGTATCTCGTCGTGAAGCTCGGGTACTACCTCGTCGTAGGCGAACTTCTTGACGTTGTCCTCGGTCAGCTTGACGACTGACTCTCCGTCGTCGTCGTCGTCGAAGACCTCGTCTATTATCCCCTCGCGGTTCGAGTGGTCGGGCTTGACCTGGTCGGGCGTCACATAGATCTCCCTGTCTAGCTCGTCGGCGGCATAGACCGCGTCGGCGAGCGCGATGTTCTTAGCGACGCGCTCGAAGAGATCCTCCGGCTCCTCGACTATCTCGCCGTCCTCGTCCTTTTTGAGGTATCTCGCGGGAAGAATCCTGTTGTAGGCGTTCTCCGTAAGACGTTCCTCTAAGCTGTCCCCCGTAACTCGTTTAATAGGTAAATCGACAGACTGCTGGCTCTTGCTCAAATTTACACCTCGTTAAGATCCATCTAACCATGATTCTCAGCCACTATATATCTTGTCTGACTCGTCTAAATGTGTCAGAAAATAGATATGAATCCGGGCTGATAGGCTCCGACCTGCCTAAAGACCTATAGCGTCGTCCGTCTTACGTATACTCTCCTCGGCGTCCTCGAATCCCGTCATGGCTCTTATCGCGTCGACGTTCTCGGGGACGACGTCGCTCTCCTGGTGTATCGCCTGGAAGAGGTAGAGCTCTCCGTCCTCGACAGTTATCGAGTCCTTCCAGACGCAGTTCTCCCACGCGTCTCCACGCGGACGTCCGATGTCTTTCATCATCTCCTTTATCTCACCTGTGCTCGAAATTCCGTTTTCTTCAGAGACAAACCTTATACGTGACTCGTCTTCGAGTGTCTCTATTATCTCTTCCTCGGTCACGTCTCCGACCTCTATGTTGACCGAGTGCATGTGCATCAGTGTCGCGGGAACCTTGAGACCCGTAGTGAATATGTCGACGTCGGGAAGAACAGTATTGACGTCAGGACCGTGGTGAGACGGGAGTCCTATCGGATTCGGGAGTATGTCGTTTATGGGTCCGCGTCCGTGCTGTGGGGGGTCGCCACCCCGTCTCACGAGTGTCGCTCGTACAGTACCGACGCCGAAGCTCTCCTTGAGAGGCTCTATGAGACGTGAGAGACCCGTGGTGTTACACGAGACGACACGTAGAGAGTCGGCTTCGACACAGTCGTCGTAGTTGACCTCGGCGACGAAACTCTTCTCAGCTATTCCGTCGTCCTCTCCTCCCTGGAGTATGTACTTCGTGTCGGCTTCCTCGTACATCGAGGCGTTCTGTTCGCCGACTCCCGAGGGTGTCGCGTCGACTACGACGTCCGCGGTCTCGACCATCTCCGACACCATGCCCTCTATCTCTATCCCCGCGTCCTCGAAGAGGTCGGCGCGATCCTCGACGGCTGCATAGAGCGGATAGCCCTTCTCGACAGCCTGACGAGCCTCGAAGTTGGGCTTTGTCTTGGCGACACCGACGATCTCCATGTCGTCCTGTCGGTCGACAGCGTCGGCGACTCTCTTCCCTATAGTCCCGTAACCGTTGACAGCGACGTCTACCATACTCACGTATCTACACCAGAAGGCTTTATATTTTCTGAGGTGTTCCGGTCACGTCGCGTTATACTTCAGTATCAGTATCGGTATCGTATAGTCACCATCTCCTGAACTCGATGTCGTCCTCCTCCGTCTCTTCTTCTTTCTCCACGGATGACATCTGTATACTCGGAGGCGAAGCGAAGTCGTGGTTCAGCTTCCACGAGACGTATCTACGTGTCTGTCTGCGTATACGTCTGTTAGGATTCGAGTAAGTCATTATCTCGAAGAGGACGTAGAGACCCACAGTTGCGACTACTAAAAACGAAGCCAGGGCAACTATCTTAACTGCGAGAACGTCTCCCTTGGTTTCGAGGTTCCCGTCCTTCCGAGTTACGACATCCGACTCGGTGAAAAAGACCAGACTTACGTAGAAGACCGCAGACAGAACTAGTATTATAGCGAGTATATTTATAACGCGCCTCTTCTCCATCTATAACTTACTTTAGACAGGTCATAGGTATATAAATCTTCGCGCGGCTACGTATCTCAGGCTGAACAGTTCAGATCTTATCCGAGGTTTACGGGTCGACCGACTCGACCATGCCCTCGAAGACACGTCTGCCGTCGTCGCTTCCTATTAGGGATTCACTCGCGCGCTCGGGATGTGGCATCATCACTCCGACGTTTCTGTTCTCTCCTAGGACGCCGGCTATGTTGTCGATGCTTCCGTTGGGGTTCGCCTCGTCTGTCGCCTCTCCGTTCTCGTCGACGTACTTGAAGAGTATCCTGTCGTCGTCGTAGAGAGAGTCGATGTCTTCGGGTATATAACGTCCCTCGGCGTGTGCGATGGGTATCTGTATCACCTCGCCCTCCTCGAACTCCGAGGTGAAGGGTGAGTCGGTCGTCTCTACACGCAGGTTGACCCACTCACACTGGAACTTCGCCGAGACGTTCTGGGCGTACGCCCCCTCGACAATTCCCGACTCACACAGTATCTGCGCGCCGTTACAGATTCCTAGGACGGGCTTTCCGTCGTCGGCTATCTCAACCACGTCTTCCATTATGTCCGTCTCAGAGGCTATCGCGCCCGCTCTGAGGTAGTCTCCGTAAGAGAATCCACCGGGAAGAACGACGCCGTCGTGTCCTTCGAGGCTTTCCTTGTACCAGACCAGCTCGGCGTCCTCTCCCATTGAGTCGAGAACCTTCTTGACGTCGATGTCACAGTTCGAGCCACCGAACTTGAGGACTCCCACGGACGTGGACTCGGACACGGATTCGGATCTGTCTGTCGCAGTCATCTTTATCTATCTATGTCTATGTCTATGTCTATGCGGCTCTTATCTCGACTGTGTAGTCGTGTATTACGGGGTTCGTCAGGAGACGCTCACACATCTCGTCGACCCTCTGTCTCGCGTCCTCCTCCGAGTCGGCTTCGAGGTCTATTATGTACTCGTCGGCGGTACTGAGGTCTTCGAGGTCGAAGCCGAGACGTTCGAGTGACTTCTGTATAGTCTTCGCCTCGGGATCGAGGACGCCCTTCTTGAGTGAGACGCGGACAACAGCCTCGTACATTAGACGTAGCTTCGGGGGTTGTGACAAAAACAGTTGTGTTTCTACCCGTCGAACCAAATCTATAATAGCCTTCTTCCCCTGATATTCGTCTATGTACAACGTGTTACTCGCCGTCGACGAGAACGAGGACAGAGCCATAACAGAGGCGGAGACGATCTCGGAGCTTCCGGGTAAGGAAGACCTCAAGGTCACAGTCCTCTATGTCTTCACCGACAACCCGAGCGGTGCCTCTGCGACACAGATCGCCACGGTGAGGGACGCGATAGAACACCTCGAAGACCACGGAATCGAGACTGAGGTTCTTGAGTCGAGCGGAGATCCCTCGACCGAGATACTCGACACCGCCGAGGAGGAGGACGTCGACATGATCTGTCTCGGTGGCAGAAAGAGGTCTGCGACAGGAAAGGTACTCTTCGGAAGCGTGACTCAGTCGGTGATACTCAACACCGACAGACCCGTGATGGTCACCGGAACTAAGGAGTACGACGAGGGCGAGGTCTAAGTCCACCTCACGTATAAAAGTCCTCGGACTCCGAGATACTTATACTGTAGAGGCTTACGAGGAAGAGACGCCGACTCGTTATAAGAGAAAAGCGATCTAGTAGACCGACTCGATGATCTCTTCTACTTCGTCGGGGCTCGTGTATCCCTCAGTCTTCTCGACGAGCTCGCTGTCGGAGAAGAAGAGAAACGCGGGAGCCACGTCGACCCCGTACTCACGTCTGAAGTCGGCGACCTCCTCGCCGTTTACTCCCGCGAAGCGAACGTCTGTCTCACCTACTACATCTACATCTACATCTGCGAACTCCTCTTTCATCTCGTCACACGGCGCGCAGTCGAACTTCCAGACTGTCACGACTGAGTCGGGGTTCTCGTCGAGGAAGTCGGCGTAGGTCTCGTCGTCTATCTCGTCGATGTACTCGGGAACTGCAGAGACCGGGCTGACCTCTCCGACTACATCCGCCATCACGGTTAACTCGGTCTGGGGGAGGTCGCGGCTGACCTCCGACTTCACAGCCATGTAGGTGATGAAGTCGTCACGTGTGACACCTATCTCCTCTATCCTCTCTGCTGCCTCGTCCCTACTTATACCGAAGACGTCGGCGACGGATCTCTCGAACTCGTCGTCGGAGACCTCCGAGTAGGTGTTGTAGTAGACCGACCGAGTCTTCTCGTACTCCGACGTCGTCGTCACGGTTCCGCCGTCTCCGACTCTCAGAACGCCCTCGTCTATGAGGACGTCGACTCGTTCCTCGGCTCTGTCTCCATCTTCTCCGTCGTCGGTGTCTGTGTTCGTTGACATCTTATACACCCAGGTACTCCTCTCTCGTCTCTGTGTCTTCACGTAGCTCGTCGGCGCTGCCCTCGAAGACTACCTCTCCGTGGTCTACGACGTAACACCGGTCGGCGATCTTCATCGCCGCGACGGCGTTCTGTTCGACGAGTAGGACGGTCTTCCCCGACTCGCTTATGTCGGTGATCGCGTCCTCGACGTTGTCTATTATCTGTGGCGCGAGTCCCTCGTAGGGCTCGTCGAGCATGAGTAGGTCGGTGTTCTGCTTGAGGGCACGCGCTATCGCGAGCATCTGCTGCTCTCCTCCCGACAGAGTCCCGGCTTTCTGTGTCTTCCTCTCTCTCAGACGTGGGAACTCGTCGTAGACCTCGTCGGTTGACATTCCCGTCTTCTCTATGTCGAGTGATCTTCCGAGCGTGTTCGGAAGGTCGGCATAGACCTCCGAGAGATGGAGGTTCTCCGCGACAGTGAGATCCGCGAAGACACGTCTCTCCTCGGGTACGAGTGAGATACCCTTCACGGCTATGTTCTCGGCGGGCTGTCCCGTGATGTCTTCTCCCTTAAACTTCACCGATCCTCCACGTATCTCGGGAGGCGTAGCCCCGGATATCGACCTGAGTGTCGTCGTCTTTCCGGCTCCGTTACGTCCTAGGAGAGCACATATCTCTCCCTCCTTGACCTCCATCGAGAGATCACGGAGTATGTGGCTCTCTCCGTAGTACGAGTCGAGTGAGTCGACTTCGAGAAGGCTCATATCTCAACACCTCCTAGGTAGGCTTCCTGAACTTCGGGGTCTCCCTTCACCTCGTCAGGGGTTCCGTCGGCTATGACCTCTCCCCTGTTGAGGACTATTATACGGTCGGATATGTTGAAGACTATCTCCATGTCGTGTTCGACTAAGAGGAAGGTAAGGTCGAGTTCCTCGTAGACCTCCTCTATAAGTTCGACTGTCGAGGCGGTCTCGTCGGGCGACATTCCCGCTGTGGGCTCGTCCATCAGGAGGAGATCGGGCTCTCCGGCTAAGGCGAGCGCGATTTCGAGACGCCTCTTGTCACCGTACGGCAGATCCTTCGCCGTGACGTCTTTCTGTTCGAGAAGACCCACTGACTCAAGAGAGTCACGTGCGAGTCCGTCGACGTTTCCGTAGTTCCTCCAGTGCTTGAGGAAGTTGAAGCCGAAGGGTCCCTCCTCCGACGCGAGTGCGGCTATCTTAGCGTTCTCCTCGACTGTGAGATCGGGGAATATCGACGCTGTCTGGAACGACTTCGAGACTCCCTTCTGGACGACCTCGTGGGGTTCGAGATCCGTTATGCTCTCGCCCTTGAAACGTATGTCACCCTCGGTGGGGTCGAGACGTCTCGTTATGAGGTTTATGAGGGTCGACTTACCGGCTCCGTTGGGTCCTATGAGGCTGACCCTCTCTCCCTCTTCGAGAGATATATTCACGTCGTCCGTTGCCACGAGTCCGTCGAAAGACTTGACGAGGCTGTCAGTTTCGAGAAGTGCCATTATCTATCACCTCCTGACCGCCGTACTAACGAACGTATCTTCGTGATTGCTCCCCAGACTCCGCTCGGGAAGAAGGCTATCGTGATGACGAAGACGACACCGAGTATGAGGTGCCAGAAGTCGCCAATCACGGGAAGACTGACCACGACGTTCTCGATGTAGAGGTAGACTCCGGCTCCGAATATCGGACCGAAGAGCGACCCCGTTCCTCCGAGTATCGACATTATGACGACCTCACCGCTCGTGGTCCAGTAGAGTGACTCAAGCGGAACGTAGCTTCCGTGGATAGCGAAGAGGCTTCCGGCGACCCCCGCGAAGAAGCCCGATATCACGAACGACATCAGCTTGTACCTTCCGACGTTGAGTCCCACGAACTCCGCCCTCTGTTCGTTCTCGTGTATAGCGTGGAAGACGAGACCGTACGGCGAGTTGAGTATTCTGTAAGCTATTCCTACACAGATCACGCCTATGATCGCCACGAAGACGTAGAGCCAGCCTCCTATGAAGTCTCCTAAGACTATGAACTCGCTTCCCAGGTCGTAGGTTCCGAAGAGCTCTCCGACCTTCATGTTGGTGAAGCCGTTCTCTCCGTTGGTTATGAACGAGAGTGGCGAAGACGCAAGGTAGAACATCATCTGTGCGAAGACGAGTGTGAGTATCGTGAAGTATATGCCTCCACGTCTCAGCGAGAGATAGCCGAGTAGCCACGCCGTCAGAACTGCGACTACGGTTCCGACTACGACTATCAGAATCGGGCTCGACGAGACGTGGGCACTGAAGTATCCCGCCGAGTAGGCTCCGACTCCCCAGAATGCGGCGTGTCCGAACGAGAGGAGACCCGTGTATCCGAGGAGAAGGTCGTATCCCATAGCGAAGATACCCCAGATAAGTATCAGAGAGGCTAGCTCATCCCAGCCTCTCATGTTGTCGAGAAGGCCGGCTATGCCTTCCATTCCCGCGGATTCGAGCGACTCGACTACCATATTCATCACGAAGAAGTCGGTGAGTAGGTACGGGAAGACTGCGAAGACCACCAGAACCGCACCCATCACGAAGAGCTCTCTCTCCTTTATGCTGTCCCAAGTCTGTGCGAGACTCATGCTTCCACCTCCTTACCGAAGAGTCCCTGAGGACGCACGAGTAGGACTACCGCGGCGACTGCGTACATTCCGACCTGTGACCACGGTGCGAAGTTGAGCGTGAACGACCCGATTGTCAGACTTGGAAGAGCTATCAGAGTCGACTCGACGAATCCGAGTAGCAGCCCTCCAACGATGGCTCCGCGGGTACTACCCACACCTCCTATCACGACAGTGATGAACGCAGGTACGAGTATTCCCGTGCCGACGTTCGGGTTGACGAGTTCGAGGGGTCCTCCGACGACTCCCGCGACTCCCGCGAGCGCGGCACCTATTCCGAAGACGATGAGGTACTGTCTGTCGAGTCTGACACCTAAGAGACGTACCATCTCGGAGTCGAGCGTACCGGCTCTGACTATCAGACCGAAGTCGGTGTACTCTATCAGACCAATCACAAGGATCACGAGTAAAGCCGTGATACCTATGACCCAGAGACGCCACTCGGGGAAGTTACCCACCACGGGGAGATTAACTGCGCCGCTCGCCCACTTGGGCTGGCTGAAGTTCTGGGAGTTTCCGCCGAACATCGCTCTGAAGAGCTCCTGGACGATCACTGCGAGACCGAACGTCACGAGTATCTGATCCGTGTCGGGTCTGTCATAGAAGGGTCGCGCGACGAACCTCTCCATAAGGAGCCCTATCACGAACACGAGTATAGGAACCAGAATTAGGGCGGCGGCGTAGCCGAGGTCGAGTCCGATAGTCGACATTCCCCACTCCTGTAACTTTCCGTTGCTCAGACTCATCTCTCCGGCTATCAGAATACCCGCGTACGCGCCTATGAGGTAGAGAGCACCGTGAGCGAAGTTAACAAACTTCAGGGTTCCGAGTATAATCGAGAGACCCACGGCGAGCAAGACGTATATGGCTCCCGTCTGAAGGCTGTTGAGGAGAACACTGGCGATATCGGCTGCCAGACTCATGGGGTCACCTCCTTACCTCTGTCTATACGGCTGTTATGATAGTTCTCTGACATATTTGCTGTTAGATAGATGTATATCTATGTCTATAAATGATGTATTTGGTGGTTTTTGGAGTAGCTACGCAGTCTACTTGTATCCGCCAAGTTCACACTTAGCGGCAGGACCTTCGTCACATCCGTACGATATGTCGTCACGCGGTGTCTGGTTGACTAGCTCGAAGTACTTGCCTTCTTCCTGCTCCGACTTGGGGAGTCCTTTGACGACAGGGATCTTGTGGAACGCCTGATGGTCGCACTTTCTCATCTCTTCTTGACCGTATCCTACGTTGTCGTACTGATGACCCTCAAGCTGCTTTATGACCTCGGGCGGGTAGAAGGTTCCGGCGCGCTCGACCGCGGCGGCGTACTGGAGCGTCTGCGCGTACGCGAGGAGAGCGGGACCCGAAGGTATACGCCCATTGTACTCGTTTCCAAATGCCTCGGTGAAGGCGTTCGAGTACTCGTTGTCTATCAGCGAAGTCCATGCGACTGTGCCGTAGACACCCTCTATCGAATCCGCGGCTGCCTCAGCCATCAGACGGTTATAGAGGGGGACGACTATCTTCATATCCTCCTTGATTCCTGCGTCAACCGCCTGTGGGAGCGAGTTCGCGGCGTCGAGTCCGTAGTGGTTGAGTATGAGCACGTCGGCTCCTGAGTTCGCGGCGTCTGAGAGGTAGTTCGAGAAGTCGCTCGTACCGAGAGGCGTAGCGACGCTGTCGACCTGTTCCCAGCCTGCGACATCTGTGAGGAACTGTTTCATCGAAGCTTGCTGTGTCTGTCCCCACGAGTAGTCGGCGTAGAGCTGGTAAAACTTTAGACCCTCACCGTATTCCTCCTTCAGGACTGGGGCGAGTGCCTTTCCTGTCATGTATGCATTGAAACACTCACGGAACGAGTAACGCACACAGTTCTTACCTGTGGTGTCGTTCGAGTGAGTCATACACGCCATGAACTGAACCTTCTCCTCCTGCGCTAGCCCCTGCTGAGCTATAGCGACAGCACTCGAAGATCCTCCGGAGAACATTATGACGTTGTCACGCTGTATCATACGCGACGCCGACTGTCTTCCGGTGTCGGGGTCTGTTGCTGTGTCTCCGTTGACGGAGGTAACCTTGTTTCCGAGGACACCCTCACCGCTGAGGTTGTCCCAGTCGTCGACCCATCCGCCACCGTTGTTGAGGTGCTTGACAGCGAGCTTATAGGCTCTGAGTTCGTCCTCACCCTCTGCGGAGTAGGATCCTGACTGAGGTA is a genomic window of Candidatus Afararchaeum irisae containing:
- a CDS encoding type II glyceraldehyde-3-phosphate dehydrogenase: MVDVAVNGYGTIGKRVADAVDRQDDMEIVGVAKTKPNFEARQAVEKGYPLYAAVEDRADLFEDAGIEIEGMVSEMVETADVVVDATPSGVGEQNASMYEEADTKYILQGGEDDGIAEKSFVAEVNYDDCVEADSLRVVSCNTTGLSRLIEPLKESFGVGTVRATLVRRGGDPPQHGRGPINDILPNPIGLPSHHGPDVNTVLPDVDIFTTGLKVPATLMHMHSVNIEVGDVTEEEIIETLEDESRIRFVSEENGISSTGEIKEMMKDIGRPRGDAWENCVWKDSITVEDGELYLFQAIHQESDVVPENVDAIRAMTGFEDAEESIRKTDDAIGL
- the purS gene encoding phosphoribosylformylglycinamidine synthase subunit PurS produces the protein MYEAVVRVSLKKGVLDPEAKTIQKSLERLGFDLEDLSTADEYIIDLEADSEEDARQRVDEMCERLLTNPVIHDYTVEIRAA
- a CDS encoding ABC transporter ATP-binding protein, whose amino-acid sequence is MSLLEVDSLDSYYGESHILRDLSMEVKEGEICALLGRNGAGKTTTLRSISGATPPEIRGGSVKFKGEDITGQPAENIAVKGISLVPEERRVFADLTVAENLHLSEVYADLPNTLGRSLDIEKTGMSTDEVYDEFPRLRERKTQKAGTLSGGEQQMLAIARALKQNTDLLMLDEPYEGLAPQIIDNVEDAITDISESGKTVLLVEQNAVAAMKIADRCYVVDHGEVVFEGSADELREDTETREEYLGV
- a CDS encoding thioredoxin family protein, whose translation is MSTNTDTDDGEDGDRAEERVDVLIDEGVLRVGDGGTVTTTSEYEKTRSVYYNTYSEVSDDEFERSVADVFGISRDEAAERIEEIGVTRDDFITYMAVKSEVSRDLPQTELTVMADVVGEVSPVSAVPEYIDEIDDETYADFLDENPDSVVTVWKFDCAPCDEMKEEFADVDVDVVGETDVRFAGVNGEEVADFRREYGVDVAPAFLFFSDSELVEKTEGYTSPDEVEEIIESVY
- a CDS encoding ABC transporter ATP-binding protein, whose amino-acid sequence is MALLETDSLVKSFDGLVATDDVNISLEEGERVSLIGPNGAGKSTLINLITRRLDPTEGDIRFKGESITDLEPHEVVQKGVSKSFQTASIFPDLTVEENAKIAALASEEGPFGFNFLKHWRNYGNVDGLARDSLESVGLLEQKDVTAKDLPYGDKRRLEIALALAGEPDLLLMDEPTAGMSPDETASTVELIEEVYEELDLTFLLVEHDMEIVFNISDRIIVLNRGEVIADGTPDEVKGDPEVQEAYLGGVEI
- a CDS encoding substrate-binding protein, with protein sequence MAGATSVAGITGLAGCTGGGGGGEGGDGGDGGDGGNGGDGGDGGSDGGGGSEYPEIGNYTPGLDAGEEDVVFGFNVPQSGSYSAEGEDELRAYKLAVKHLNNGGGWVDDWDNLSGEGVLGNKVTSVNGDTATDPDTGRQSASRMIQRDNVIMFSGGSSSAVAIAQQGLAQEEKVQFMACMTHSNDTTGKNCVRYSFRECFNAYMTGKALAPVLKEEYGEGLKFYQLYADYSWGQTQQASMKQFLTDVAGWEQVDSVATPLGTSDFSNYLSDAANSGADVLILNHYGLDAANSLPQAVDAGIKEDMKIVVPLYNRLMAEAAADSIEGVYGTVAWTSLIDNEYSNAFTEAFGNEYNGRIPSGPALLAYAQTLQYAAAVERAGTFYPPEVIKQLEGHQYDNVGYGQEEMRKCDHQAFHKIPVVKGLPKSEQEEGKYFELVNQTPRDDISYGCDEGPAAKCELGGYK
- a CDS encoding branched-chain amino acid ABC transporter permease; the encoded protein is MSLAQTWDSIKERELFVMGAVLVVFAVFPYLLTDFFVMNMVVESLESAGMEGIAGLLDNMRGWDELASLILIWGIFAMGYDLLLGYTGLLSFGHAAFWGVGAYSAGYFSAHVSSSPILIVVVGTVVAVLTAWLLGYLSLRRGGIYFTILTLVFAQMMFYLASSPLSFITNGENGFTNMKVGELFGTYDLGSEFIVLGDFIGGWLYVFVAIIGVICVGIAYRILNSPYGLVFHAIHENEQRAEFVGLNVGRYKLMSFVISGFFAGVAGSLFAIHGSYVPLESLYWTTSGEVVIMSILGGTGSLFGPIFGAGVYLYIENVVVSLPVIGDFWHLILGVVFVITIAFFPSGVWGAITKIRSLVRRSGGDR
- a CDS encoding branched-chain amino acid ABC transporter permease, yielding MSLAADIASVLLNSLQTGAIYVLLAVGLSIILGTLKFVNFAHGALYLIGAYAGILIAGEMSLSNGKLQEWGMSTIGLDLGYAAALILVPILVFVIGLLMERFVARPFYDRPDTDQILVTFGLAVIVQELFRAMFGGNSQNFSQPKWASGAVNLPVVGNFPEWRLWVIGITALLVILVIGLIEYTDFGLIVRAGTLDSEMVRLLGVRLDRQYLIVFGIGAALAGVAGVVGGPLELVNPNVGTGILVPAFITVVIGGVGSTRGAIVGGLLLGFVESTLIALPSLTIGSFTLNFAPWSQVGMYAVAAVVLLVRPQGLFGKEVEA
- the purQ gene encoding phosphoribosylformylglycinamidine synthase I gives rise to the protein MTATDRSESVSESTSVGVLKFGGSNCDIDVKKVLDSMGEDAELVWYKESLEGHDGVVLPGGFSYGDYLRAGAIASETDIMEDVVEIADDGKPVLGICNGAQILCESGIVEGAYAQNVSAKFQCEWVNLRVETTDSPFTSEFEEGEVIQIPIAHAEGRYIPEDIDSLYDDDRILFKYVDENGEATDEANPNGSIDNIAGVLGENRNVGVMMPHPERASESLIGSDDGRRVFEGMVESVDP
- a CDS encoding universal stress protein; translated protein: MYNVLLAVDENEDRAITEAETISELPGKEDLKVTVLYVFTDNPSGASATQIATVRDAIEHLEDHGIETEVLESSGDPSTEILDTAEEEDVDMICLGGRKRSATGKVLFGSVTQSVILNTDRPVMVTGTKEYDEGEV